In Pleurocapsa sp. PCC 7319, the following are encoded in one genomic region:
- a CDS encoding alpha/beta fold hydrolase, protein MSNSPQYYSWRGYRCAYTVDSLDKPLTNTPALVLIHPIGVGLSGIFWQRFIATWLAQNPDSVVYNPDLLGCGASDMPAVAYYPVDWAQQIQHFIATIVKKPVILVVQGASFPIAINLVQKSAEANEIKGLVLSAPPAWRTITDKAKPQQQKLLWNLLFNSPVGLGQLFYRYARRRQFIESFSIRQLFAKAEQVDDHWLDELTAGAKNPQSRYAVFSFLAGFWREDYASAISQIEQPTLVVFGEQSSSISREGKSETLQERLDAYLKHLPQGQGCFIPGRNVLPYESTSEFVRVVADFIQQS, encoded by the coding sequence ATGAGCAATTCTCCTCAATATTATTCTTGGCGAGGTTATCGCTGTGCGTACACAGTTGATAGCTTAGATAAGCCTCTAACCAATACACCCGCTTTGGTTCTGATTCATCCCATTGGTGTAGGTTTATCAGGTATCTTCTGGCAACGTTTTATTGCAACTTGGTTAGCCCAAAATCCTGATTCTGTGGTTTATAATCCTGATTTACTTGGATGCGGTGCTAGTGATATGCCTGCTGTGGCTTATTATCCCGTTGATTGGGCGCAACAAATCCAACACTTTATCGCAACCATAGTTAAAAAGCCTGTTATTCTTGTTGTTCAAGGAGCATCATTTCCCATTGCGATTAACTTAGTACAAAAATCTGCCGAAGCGAACGAGATCAAAGGATTAGTTTTATCTGCTCCTCCTGCTTGGCGCACAATAACAGACAAGGCAAAACCACAACAGCAAAAATTGTTATGGAATTTGTTATTTAATTCTCCCGTTGGTTTAGGTCAGCTTTTTTATCGCTATGCTCGTCGTCGTCAGTTTATTGAATCTTTTTCGATCCGACAATTATTTGCCAAAGCCGAACAGGTCGATGATCATTGGTTAGATGAGTTAACCGCAGGAGCGAAAAATCCTCAGAGTCGTTATGCTGTTTTTTCTTTTTTGGCGGGATTTTGGCGAGAGGATTATGCTTCGGCTATTTCCCAAATTGAACAGCCCACTTTAGTTGTTTTCGGAGAACAATCGTCAAGTATTAGTCGTGAAGGTAAATCCGAAACTCTACAAGAACGATTAGATGCCTATCTTAAGCATCTTCCCCAGGGTCAAGGTTGCTTTATTCCGGGGCGTAATGTGCTTCCCTACGAATCTACATCAGAGTTTGTTCGGGTTGTTGCCGATTTTATTCAGCAATCTTGA
- a CDS encoding GIY-YIG nuclease family protein, protein MSTQIEILPLSSLEYLAYLDHDGCIDEDIQGKIGVYAIFDQAQEMQYVGYSRDIYLSLKQHLVRQPHNCYWIKLQTITRPSRKILEDIASAWIQENGATPVGNKTQKSVWTEPIDANPAMTEEEKSQYQQIDELGQIKIRKKVARRVEAQIQKELSDRGVKMNIRFNPKLKEKGLLDLK, encoded by the coding sequence ATGTCTACCCAAATCGAAATATTGCCTCTTTCTAGTTTGGAATATTTGGCATACTTAGATCATGATGGGTGTATTGATGAAGATATACAGGGAAAAATTGGCGTATATGCCATCTTCGATCAGGCTCAAGAAATGCAGTACGTGGGATATTCCCGTGATATTTACCTGAGTCTGAAACAACACTTAGTTCGTCAGCCGCACAACTGTTATTGGATAAAATTACAAACCATCACTCGTCCCAGTCGCAAAATTTTAGAAGATATTGCCTCTGCTTGGATTCAAGAAAATGGAGCAACTCCAGTGGGTAATAAAACCCAAAAATCTGTTTGGACTGAACCAATTGATGCCAATCCGGCTATGACAGAGGAAGAAAAGTCACAATATCAACAGATCGATGAGTTAGGACAAATTAAAATAAGAAAAAAAGTAGCCAGACGGGTTGAAGCCCAAATTCAAAAAGAGTTAAGCGATCGCGGAGTTAAAATGAATATTCGTTTTAATCCCAAACTAAAAGAGAAAGGTCTATTAGACTTAAAGTAG
- a CDS encoding serine/threonine-protein kinase: MKAVMLNNRYRIIKTLGRGGFGETYLTEDTHMPSGRKCVLKQLKPIVKQPKTPLWMKERFQREAAILEELGENSNQIPQLYAYFSEDGKFYLVQEWIEGLTLDQYWEREGNLHRDEVRQILLQLLPVLNYVHSRRIIHRDIKPENIILRQGDNLPFLIDFGAVKEAMATEINQNSNSTYSASIGTPGYMSSEQAAGRPIYSSDLYSLGLTAIFLLTGKSPNELETNPRTGEIIWQEHAFNLDPKLAAVIDQAIRFHPRDRFATAQEMLVAINSGLNAPRTTHPTGATLNLAPRSNSASEQYISRGNKHHTIAMEPKGANKPKKRGLLANVALFMLIAIGIGAGTFAAGFAVISSLLRSPETSTQQAEVKPPTRTPDLFPTIEKQDDINQKESDQKQAEADKKEVERNEAAKNAARRARLRKIAAEIRKKVRNSEPETTEEQPEVFVEEKPPKKLAKIELEPASTPETEISIPILTTGTSESQLMSTLGEPNSTRRGWRPNSQVLVYYDVVPDQANISYQSDDTGKIRQTDVALNQSVSLGAMQQTLAKMLGGNAPAGVKEKLRSVYDRQANFSFFKVSNLEGKVQRDSKDRINISVWERGFQ, translated from the coding sequence ATGAAAGCTGTAATGCTAAACAACCGCTATCGCATTATTAAAACTCTTGGTAGAGGGGGTTTTGGTGAAACATATCTTACAGAAGATACACATATGCCTTCAGGACGCAAATGTGTCCTCAAGCAGTTGAAACCAATTGTCAAGCAACCGAAAACACCTTTATGGATGAAGGAGCGTTTTCAGCGTGAGGCGGCAATCTTGGAAGAGCTGGGAGAAAACAGTAATCAAATTCCTCAGCTTTATGCTTATTTTTCTGAGGATGGTAAGTTTTACTTAGTTCAAGAGTGGATTGAAGGACTAACTTTAGATCAATATTGGGAACGAGAAGGTAATCTTCATCGCGATGAAGTCAGACAAATTCTCTTGCAATTATTACCTGTCTTGAATTATGTTCACAGTCGCCGCATAATTCATCGAGATATTAAGCCCGAAAATATTATTTTGCGTCAAGGGGATAATTTGCCCTTTTTGATCGATTTTGGCGCTGTCAAAGAGGCAATGGCGACTGAGATCAATCAGAACTCAAATAGTACCTATTCTGCTTCTATCGGTACTCCTGGCTATATGTCTTCAGAACAAGCGGCAGGTCGCCCTATATACTCAAGCGATTTATATAGCTTGGGATTGACAGCTATTTTCTTGTTGACAGGAAAATCCCCCAACGAGCTAGAAACCAATCCTCGCACTGGGGAGATAATTTGGCAAGAACACGCCTTTAATCTAGATCCCAAACTGGCTGCGGTCATTGATCAAGCAATTCGGTTTCACCCTCGCGATCGCTTTGCTACTGCTCAGGAAATGCTAGTTGCCATCAACAGTGGACTCAATGCCCCTCGAACTACTCATCCTACAGGAGCTACCTTGAATCTGGCTCCAAGGAGCAATTCTGCTAGTGAGCAATATATTTCCCGAGGAAACAAACACCATACTATTGCTATGGAACCCAAGGGAGCTAATAAGCCTAAAAAACGTGGTTTATTAGCTAATGTTGCTTTGTTTATGCTCATTGCTATAGGGATAGGTGCAGGAACTTTTGCCGCCGGTTTTGCTGTGATCTCTAGCTTATTGCGATCGCCAGAAACTTCAACTCAACAAGCTGAGGTCAAACCACCAACTCGTACACCAGATTTGTTTCCAACTATAGAAAAACAGGACGACATCAACCAGAAAGAATCAGACCAGAAACAGGCTGAAGCAGACAAAAAAGAGGTTGAGCGAAACGAAGCAGCTAAAAATGCTGCTAGAAGAGCTAGATTAAGAAAAATTGCTGCAGAAATTAGGAAAAAAGTCCGAAATTCTGAACCCGAAACGACAGAAGAACAGCCAGAAGTTTTCGTGGAGGAAAAACCGCCAAAAAAACTGGCTAAAATTGAGCTAGAACCAGCATCAACACCAGAAACCGAAATCAGTATCCCAATTTTGACTACTGGGACATCTGAAAGCCAGCTCATGAGTACTCTGGGGGAACCAAATTCAACAAGAAGAGGGTGGCGACCTAATAGTCAGGTATTAGTTTATTATGATGTTGTTCCCGACCAGGCCAACATTAGCTATCAATCAGACGATACAGGAAAAATAAGACAAACTGATGTTGCCCTCAACCAGTCAGTGAGCCTGGGAGCAATGCAGCAAACTTTAGCTAAAATGCTGGGGGGAAATGCCCCTGCTGGAGTTAAAGAAAAACTGCGTAGTGTTTATGATCGTCAGGCTAACTTTAGTTTCTTTAAGGTCAGCAATCTCGAAGGCAAAGTACAACGAGATTCTAAAGATCGAATTAATATCTCCGTTTGGGAAAGGGGATTTCAGTAA
- a CDS encoding pentapeptide repeat-containing protein produces the protein MKERSDSTPDINPENIAEPENNKVELDEQPLSLVQSEPSESIGIKRPAIAKKNYKTKVSFSQSQLIVIAVLLMVLGLWFRLPWLGIISASSALLLSLGVVFTSVKVWVTKFLTVQERRTILAFIGFTAAIAGLCNYLGVYNNVGNWLTQFKYDEFGSWADWIGALGQISIAVLAVYVAWAQYVISKDLTIQQNRITQQQTIDAYFQGISDLTLNEEGLLEDWPQERAIAEGRTASILSSINENGKAKVIRFLSQSRLLTPLKRDNRLGRAILDGSGGYSEDRPYGTRVIDLGVMLAGAYLVGQDLRWTDLSDSNMVRANLSHCDLVKANLARTVLYEANLAGADMKGTRLFYGSVETATPRSITLQPDYETGKHTGVVVEKANLSGVKRLSEEQRYYLCSWCGEKSRATVPGGCEGIPNRLGR, from the coding sequence ATGAAGGAAAGGTCTGATTCTACGCCTGATATTAATCCAGAAAATATAGCCGAGCCAGAAAACAATAAAGTAGAACTTGATGAACAACCTTTGTCCCTAGTCCAATCAGAGCCATCAGAATCGATAGGGATTAAGCGACCAGCGATCGCCAAAAAAAACTATAAGACTAAAGTTAGTTTTTCTCAGTCTCAATTAATCGTCATTGCTGTATTGCTAATGGTCTTAGGGTTATGGTTTCGGCTGCCCTGGTTGGGAATAATCAGTGCCAGCTCAGCTTTATTACTGTCTTTAGGAGTGGTTTTTACTTCCGTTAAAGTCTGGGTAACTAAGTTCCTTACTGTTCAAGAAAGAAGAACTATCCTCGCATTTATAGGTTTTACAGCAGCGATCGCCGGATTGTGTAATTATCTGGGAGTCTATAACAACGTTGGTAACTGGCTAACTCAGTTCAAATATGATGAGTTTGGCTCTTGGGCAGACTGGATTGGAGCTTTAGGTCAAATTTCGATAGCCGTCTTAGCTGTATATGTCGCTTGGGCGCAGTATGTAATTTCTAAAGACTTAACCATTCAACAAAACCGAATTACTCAACAACAAACCATTGATGCTTATTTTCAGGGTATTTCCGATTTGACCTTAAACGAAGAAGGTTTATTAGAAGATTGGCCCCAGGAAAGAGCGATCGCAGAAGGAAGAACCGCATCAATTCTTTCTAGCATCAACGAAAATGGGAAAGCCAAAGTTATTCGTTTTTTATCTCAATCTCGCTTATTAACTCCTCTCAAAAGAGATAATCGTCTAGGGAGAGCAATTCTCGATGGTAGTGGCGGATATTCAGAAGATCGCCCTTATGGAACTAGAGTAATCGATTTAGGTGTCATGCTGGCAGGAGCTTATTTAGTTGGACAAGACCTGCGTTGGACTGATTTAAGCGATTCTAATATGGTTCGAGCAAATCTTTCTCATTGCGATCTGGTTAAAGCTAATCTTGCTCGTACTGTACTATATGAAGCCAATCTCGCAGGGGCAGATATGAAAGGGACTCGCTTATTTTATGGTTCTGTAGAAACTGCTACCCCCAGAAGCATCACCTTACAACCAGACTATGAAACAGGCAAACATACAGGCGTTGTCGTCGAAAAAGCCAATCTTTCTGGAGTCAAACGACTTAGTGAAGAACAGCGATATTATCTATGTTCTTGGTGTGGTGAAAAGTCCAGAGCGACAGTACCTGGAGGTTGTGAAGGAATTCCGAATAGATTGGGGAGATAA